The Pseudomonas parafulva genome includes a window with the following:
- a CDS encoding HAD family hydrolase produces the protein MRRDYTLLIFDWDGTLADSVGRIVEAMQVAAKRAGQAPIQEQAIKGIIGLSLAEAIHTLYPHLTHEQVERFRQHYADVYTALDQQPSPLFDGVAESLAAFRAEGYRMAVATGKARRGLDRVLKANGLERFFDITRAADETRGKPHPLMLEQILDHCGVEPGRALMVGDSAFDLQMASNAGMHCVAVGYGAMSLQALAEFGPQVCIDHFGQLRQWLSGSTGSFSR, from the coding sequence GTGCGCCGTGACTACACGCTGCTGATCTTCGACTGGGACGGTACCCTGGCCGACTCCGTCGGGCGCATCGTCGAGGCCATGCAGGTCGCTGCCAAGCGTGCCGGCCAAGCGCCCATTCAGGAACAGGCCATCAAGGGGATCATCGGGCTGTCGCTGGCTGAGGCGATCCACACCCTTTATCCGCACCTGACGCATGAGCAGGTGGAGCGGTTTCGTCAGCATTATGCCGATGTCTACACGGCACTCGATCAGCAGCCTTCGCCGCTGTTCGACGGCGTCGCCGAATCGCTGGCCGCCTTTCGCGCCGAGGGCTATCGAATGGCGGTGGCTACCGGCAAGGCGCGCCGCGGCCTCGACAGAGTGCTCAAGGCCAATGGCCTTGAGCGGTTTTTCGATATCACGCGTGCGGCGGATGAGACGCGCGGCAAGCCGCACCCCTTGATGCTCGAACAAATACTTGACCACTGCGGTGTCGAACCGGGTCGTGCGCTGATGGTCGGAGATTCTGCGTTCGATCTGCAGATGGCCAGCAACGCGGGGATGCACTGCGTGGCCGTGGGTTATGGCGCGATGTCACTCCAGGCGCTGGCCGAGTTCGGGCCACAGGTTTGCATCGATCACTTTGGCCAGCTGCGTCAGTGGCTGTCCGGTTCCACAGGTTCATTTTCGAGGTAG
- a CDS encoding S49 family peptidase, with the protein MAGEWKAPEAEPEEREERKSWKLLERTLLAGIQEQRRSRRWGIFFKLLTFIYLFGILALFLPWTDMDKAASRGASHTALVEVRGVIADQEAASADNIVKGLRDAFKDGKTKAVVLRINSPGGSPVQAGYVYDEIRRLRAEHPGVKLYAVITDLGASGAYYIASAADEIYADKASLVGSIGVTAAGYGFVGAMDKLGVERRLYTSGEHKAFLDPFSPQKPEETQFWQGVLDTTHNQFIAMVKQGRGERLKDKDHPELFSGLVWSGEQAKALGLIDGLGSASYVAREVVGEKDLVDFTVQESPFDRFSKRMGASVAERLAMWMGFQGPQLR; encoded by the coding sequence ATGGCAGGCGAATGGAAGGCCCCCGAGGCCGAGCCCGAGGAGCGCGAGGAGCGCAAAAGTTGGAAGCTGCTGGAAAGGACCTTGCTGGCGGGCATCCAGGAGCAGCGCCGGTCGCGACGCTGGGGTATCTTTTTCAAGCTGCTGACGTTCATCTACCTCTTTGGCATCCTGGCGCTGTTCCTGCCCTGGACCGACATGGACAAGGCTGCCTCGCGCGGTGCCAGTCATACGGCCCTTGTGGAAGTGCGCGGGGTCATCGCCGACCAGGAGGCTGCCAGTGCCGACAACATCGTCAAAGGCCTGCGCGATGCCTTCAAGGATGGCAAGACCAAAGCCGTGGTCCTGCGCATCAACAGCCCGGGCGGCAGCCCTGTTCAGGCGGGCTATGTGTATGACGAGATTCGCCGCCTGCGTGCCGAGCACCCCGGCGTGAAGCTGTACGCCGTCATCACCGACCTGGGTGCGTCAGGAGCCTATTACATCGCCAGTGCGGCCGATGAGATCTATGCCGACAAGGCCAGTCTGGTCGGGTCGATCGGCGTGACGGCTGCGGGCTACGGTTTCGTAGGTGCCATGGACAAGCTCGGCGTGGAGCGCCGGCTCTATACGTCCGGTGAGCACAAGGCATTTCTCGATCCGTTCTCGCCGCAGAAGCCTGAAGAAACTCAATTCTGGCAGGGTGTGCTGGACACCACCCACAACCAGTTCATCGCCATGGTCAAGCAAGGGCGAGGCGAGCGACTCAAGGACAAGGATCACCCGGAGCTGTTCAGCGGCCTGGTCTGGTCCGGCGAGCAGGCCAAGGCGCTTGGTCTGATCGATGGCCTGGGCAGCGCCAGCTATGTGGCGCGTGAGGTGGTGGGCGAAAAGGATCTGGTTGATTTCACCGTGCAGGAATCGCCCTTTGACCGTTTCTCCAAGCGCATGGGTGCCAGCGTGGCAGAGCGCTTGGCCATGTGGATGGGTTTCCAGGGCCCGCAACTGCGCTAA
- a CDS encoding Maf family protein: MLALLLASSSLYRRELLARLQLPFTWASPDIDETRQPAESAIDLVRRLAMQKAQALAGSHPNHLIIGSDQVAVLGEHILGKPHTVERACEQLLACSGQQVTFLTAVALLNSATGQCQVDCVPFTVKLRVLDRERIERYVAAEMPLDCAGSFKAEGLGVSLFESTEGRDATSLVGLPLIRLVDMLALEGVSVP; this comes from the coding sequence ATGCTTGCACTGTTACTGGCTTCCAGTTCCCTTTATCGTCGCGAGCTGCTCGCGCGCTTGCAGCTTCCGTTTACCTGGGCAAGCCCTGACATAGACGAAACGCGCCAGCCAGCAGAGTCTGCAATCGACCTGGTCCGGCGCCTGGCCATGCAAAAAGCCCAAGCCCTTGCAGGCAGCCACCCTAACCACTTGATCATCGGCTCGGACCAGGTCGCAGTGCTAGGCGAGCACATTCTGGGCAAACCCCACACGGTCGAGCGAGCCTGCGAACAATTGCTCGCCTGCAGCGGCCAACAGGTGACGTTTCTTACCGCAGTGGCGCTGCTCAACAGCGCCACCGGGCAGTGCCAGGTGGACTGCGTGCCGTTTACCGTGAAGCTGCGGGTGCTGGACCGTGAACGCATCGAACGCTACGTGGCAGCGGAAATGCCCCTCGACTGCGCCGGAAGCTTCAAGGCCGAAGGGCTTGGCGTGAGCCTGTTCGAAAGCACCGAGGGGCGCGATGCGACCAGCCTGGTGGGGCTCCCACTGATACGGCTCGTCGACATGCTGGCCTTGGAAGGGGTGAGCGTCCCGTAG
- a CDS encoding YceD family protein produces MLNDPIPPHVDPRKLADRGVTLSGSLPLADLERLCDPLSDDVGMVQAKFDFERDEQHTVVIHSELDVEVKMVCQRCLELVTLPIHSECTYAVVKEGANTQSLPKGYDVLELGEDPLDLQALIEEELLLALPIVPAHHPEECQQPAGADEPDSSKDEVSRSNPFSVLAQLKRDPNV; encoded by the coding sequence ATGTTGAATGACCCGATTCCACCTCACGTTGACCCGCGCAAATTGGCTGATCGTGGCGTAACCCTTAGCGGTTCGCTACCACTCGCTGATTTGGAAAGACTCTGCGACCCGCTTTCCGACGATGTCGGTATGGTGCAGGCGAAGTTCGATTTTGAACGAGACGAACAGCACACTGTGGTTATCCACAGCGAGCTGGATGTCGAGGTCAAGATGGTTTGCCAGCGTTGTCTTGAGCTGGTCACCCTGCCGATCCACAGCGAGTGTACCTACGCCGTGGTGAAGGAGGGTGCGAATACCCAGTCGTTGCCGAAAGGCTATGACGTGCTGGAACTGGGCGAAGATCCTTTGGATCTGCAGGCGCTGATCGAGGAAGAGCTGTTGCTCGCCTTGCCCATCGTGCCTGCTCATCATCCGGAAGAATGCCAGCAGCCGGCGGGCGCAGACGAGCCCGACTCGAGCAAGGACGAGGTATCGCGGTCCAACCCGTTCAGTGTTTTGGCGCAGTTAAAGCGTGACCCAAACGTTTAG
- the rpmF gene encoding 50S ribosomal protein L32 has product MAVQQNKKSRSARDMRRSHDALSENALSVEKSTGEVHLRHHVSPEGVYRGRKVIDKGADE; this is encoded by the coding sequence ATGGCTGTTCAGCAGAACAAAAAATCCCGCTCTGCCCGTGACATGCGTCGTTCGCACGATGCCCTGTCGGAAAACGCGCTGTCGGTAGAGAAGTCCACCGGCGAAGTGCACCTGCGCCACCACGTTTCGCCAGAAGGCGTATACCGTGGTCGCAAAGTGATCGATAAGGGCGCTGACGAGTAA
- the plsX gene encoding phosphate acyltransferase PlsX, which yields MSAQIIAIDAMGGDFGPRSIVQASIACLSATPSLHLTLVGQSSLLEDLVSGFSAADRARLQILGAAEVIGMDERPSQALRGKPDSSMRVALELVRDGKAQACVSAGNTGALMALSRAVLKTLPGIDRPAMVAAIPTRTGYCQLLDLGANVDCTAEQLYQFAVMGSVAAQALGVQRPRVALLNVGTEDIKGNQQVRLAANLLQGARGLNYVGFIEGDGLYRGAADVVVCDGFVGNILLKSSEGLATMVAQRIEQTFRRGLLSRLAGAVAMPLLKRVQADLAPARHNGASFLGLQGIVVKSHGAAGVEGFQSAIQRALIEIQENLPGRLHGRLEDLLK from the coding sequence TTGTCCGCTCAGATCATCGCGATCGACGCAATGGGCGGGGACTTCGGTCCCCGCAGCATTGTCCAGGCTAGTATCGCCTGCCTGTCGGCTACCCCCTCGCTTCACCTGACCCTCGTCGGTCAATCCTCCCTCCTGGAAGATCTTGTCAGCGGCTTTTCAGCTGCCGATCGCGCGCGCCTGCAGATTCTCGGTGCCGCAGAAGTGATCGGTATGGACGAGCGGCCTTCACAGGCATTGCGCGGCAAACCCGATTCATCCATGCGTGTTGCCTTGGAATTGGTGCGTGACGGCAAGGCCCAGGCCTGTGTCAGCGCCGGTAATACCGGGGCCCTGATGGCGCTGTCTCGCGCCGTGCTCAAGACCCTGCCAGGCATTGATCGTCCAGCCATGGTGGCTGCCATCCCGACACGCACCGGCTACTGCCAGTTGCTTGACCTTGGCGCCAATGTCGACTGCACGGCCGAGCAGCTTTACCAGTTTGCGGTCATGGGGTCGGTGGCGGCGCAGGCGCTGGGCGTGCAGCGCCCCCGAGTGGCACTGCTGAACGTAGGTACCGAAGACATAAAGGGTAACCAGCAAGTCAGGCTGGCGGCGAACCTGTTGCAAGGGGCTCGCGGCCTCAATTACGTCGGCTTCATCGAAGGTGACGGCTTGTACAGAGGGGCCGCGGACGTGGTGGTCTGCGACGGCTTCGTTGGCAATATCCTGCTCAAGTCCAGCGAAGGGTTGGCCACCATGGTTGCGCAGCGTATCGAGCAGACCTTCAGGCGCGGCCTGTTGTCGCGCCTGGCGGGCGCTGTGGCCATGCCGCTGCTTAAACGCGTGCAGGCCGATCTGGCCCCGGCGCGTCACAACGGTGCCAGCTTTCTGGGGTTGCAGGGCATCGTCGTCAAAAGCCACGGCGCGGCAGGCGTTGAGGGGTTTCAGAGTGCGATCCAGCGCGCCCTGATCGAAATTCAGGAGAATTTGCCCGGGCGCCTTCATGGTCGCCTGGAGGATTTACTCAAGTAA
- the fabD gene encoding ACP S-malonyltransferase, with protein sequence MSASLAFVFPGQGSQSLGMLAELGAEKPVIIETFKEASEALGYDLWKLVQEGPQEQLDQTDKTQPAILTASIALWRLWLEEGGAKPAFVSGHSLGEYSALVAAGSISLKDAVRLVERRGQLMQEAVPAGHGAMAAILGLDDAVVVQICTEAAEDEVVSAVNFNSPGQVVIAGNKAAVDRAMELCKAKGAKRALPLAVSVPSHCALMKPAAERFAAAINAIDWQAPQIPVVQNVTAAIAPDLDALKRDLLAQLYQPVRWVECVQALAATGAVNLVECGPGKVLAGLNKRCADGVTTYNLNTPDAVAATRAALA encoded by the coding sequence ATGTCTGCATCTCTCGCATTCGTCTTTCCAGGTCAAGGTTCCCAGTCGCTGGGCATGCTCGCAGAACTCGGCGCCGAGAAGCCGGTGATCATCGAGACCTTCAAGGAAGCTTCCGAGGCGCTGGGTTACGACCTCTGGAAACTGGTTCAGGAAGGTCCGCAAGAGCAACTCGATCAGACTGATAAGACCCAGCCAGCCATTCTGACAGCCTCCATTGCGCTGTGGCGCCTGTGGCTCGAGGAGGGCGGCGCCAAGCCTGCATTCGTCTCGGGTCATAGCCTGGGCGAGTACAGTGCCTTGGTCGCAGCGGGCAGCATCAGCCTCAAGGACGCCGTTCGCCTGGTCGAGCGCCGCGGCCAACTGATGCAGGAAGCCGTGCCTGCCGGGCACGGTGCCATGGCCGCAATCCTGGGGCTGGACGACGCCGTCGTGGTGCAGATCTGCACCGAAGCGGCTGAAGACGAGGTCGTCAGCGCGGTCAATTTCAATTCGCCGGGCCAAGTGGTGATTGCCGGTAACAAAGCCGCAGTGGACCGGGCCATGGAGCTGTGCAAGGCAAAGGGCGCCAAGCGCGCCTTGCCGCTGGCAGTCAGCGTACCGTCGCACTGCGCGCTGATGAAGCCTGCGGCCGAACGATTTGCCGCCGCGATCAATGCCATCGATTGGCAGGCGCCACAGATTCCGGTTGTGCAGAACGTGACAGCCGCCATCGCACCCGATCTGGATGCGCTCAAGCGTGATCTGCTGGCTCAGCTGTACCAGCCCGTGCGCTGGGTCGAGTGCGTCCAGGCGCTGGCTGCCACCGGTGCGGTCAACCTGGTCGAGTGCGGTCCGGGCAAGGTCCTGGCTGGCCTCAACAAGCGCTGCGCCGATGGCGTAACCACCTACAACCTCAACACCCCTGACGCCGTTGCCGCCACGCGTGCGGCACTGGCCTGA
- the fabG gene encoding 3-oxoacyl-ACP reductase FabG has translation MSLQGKVALVTGASRGIGQAIALELGRQGATVIGTATSASGAERIAATLKEHGIVGTGMELNVTSAESVDSVLSAIGEQFGAPTILVNNAGITRDNLMLRMKDDEWFDVIDTNLNSLYRLSKGVLRGMTKARWGRIISIGSVVGAMGNAGQANYAAAKAGLEGFSRALAREVGSRGITVNSVTPGFIDTDMTRELPEAQREALQTQIPLGRLGQADEIAKVVSFLASDGAAYVTGATVPVNGGMYM, from the coding sequence ATGAGCCTGCAAGGTAAAGTTGCACTGGTCACTGGCGCCAGCCGTGGCATTGGCCAGGCCATCGCCCTGGAACTGGGTCGCCAAGGCGCCACCGTCATCGGTACTGCGACCTCGGCCTCCGGTGCCGAGCGTATCGCCGCGACCCTGAAGGAGCATGGCATTGTCGGTACCGGCATGGAGCTGAACGTGACCAGCGCCGAATCGGTTGATTCGGTACTGTCGGCCATCGGCGAGCAGTTCGGTGCACCGACCATTCTGGTGAACAATGCGGGTATCACGCGTGACAACCTGATGCTGCGCATGAAGGACGACGAGTGGTTCGATGTCATCGATACCAACCTCAACAGCCTCTACCGTCTGTCCAAGGGCGTGTTGCGCGGCATGACCAAGGCGCGCTGGGGTCGTATCATCAGCATCGGCTCGGTGGTCGGCGCCATGGGTAACGCTGGCCAGGCCAACTATGCGGCGGCCAAGGCCGGTCTCGAAGGCTTCAGTCGCGCCCTGGCGCGTGAAGTGGGCTCGCGCGGTATCACCGTCAACTCGGTCACGCCGGGCTTCATCGATACCGACATGACCCGCGAGCTGCCAGAAGCGCAGCGCGAAGCCCTGCAGACCCAGATTCCGCTGGGCCGCCTGGGTCAGGCAGATGAAATCGCCAAGGTGGTTTCGTTCCTGGCCTCTGACGGTGCAGCGTACGTGACGGGCGCAACCGTGCCCGTCAACGGCGGGATGTACATGTAA
- the acpP gene encoding acyl carrier protein: MSTIEERVKKIVAEQLGVKEEEVTNEKSFVDDLGADSLDTVELVMALEEEFETEIPDEEAEKITTVQAAIDYVNSHQA, encoded by the coding sequence ATGAGCACCATCGAAGAACGCGTCAAGAAAATCGTCGCCGAGCAACTGGGCGTCAAGGAAGAAGAAGTGACCAACGAGAAGTCCTTCGTCGATGACCTGGGTGCCGATTCGCTTGACACCGTTGAGCTGGTGATGGCTCTGGAAGAGGAATTCGAGACCGAGATTCCTGACGAAGAAGCCGAGAAGATCACTACCGTTCAAGCTGCCATCGACTACGTCAACAGCCACCAGGCCTAA
- the fabF gene encoding beta-ketoacyl-ACP synthase II, producing MSRRRVVVTGMGMLSPLGTDVPSTWQGILAGRSGIGPIEHTDLSAYSTRFGGSVKGFEVEQYLSAKEARKLDLFIQYGLAAGFQAVRNAGLEVTDANRERIGVAMGSGIGGLTNIEQTSRTLHDAGPRRISPFFVPGSIINMISGFLSIHLGLQGPNYAIATACTTGTHCIGMAARNIAHGEADVMIAGGAEMAACGLGMGGFGASRALSTRNDEPARASRPWDKGRDGFVLSDGAGALVLEELEHAKARGATIYAELVGFGMSGDAYHMTSPPESGEGAARCMVNALRDAGVQPQEVSYINAHGTSTPAGDLAEVAAIKRVFGEHAYKLAVSSTKSMTGHLLGAAGAVEAIFSVLAINSQMAPPTINLDEPDEGCDLDFVPHQARSMPIDVVLSNSFGFGGTNGSLVFRRFAE from the coding sequence GTGTCGCGTAGACGCGTCGTGGTCACCGGTATGGGTATGCTGTCGCCACTGGGTACGGATGTACCGAGCACGTGGCAGGGCATTCTGGCTGGCCGCAGTGGCATCGGTCCGATCGAGCATACGGATCTTTCTGCCTACTCCACCCGTTTTGGTGGCTCGGTGAAGGGCTTCGAGGTTGAGCAATACTTGTCGGCCAAAGAGGCTCGCAAGCTGGACCTGTTCATTCAGTACGGCTTGGCAGCCGGTTTTCAGGCAGTGCGCAACGCTGGCCTGGAAGTGACTGACGCCAACCGTGAGCGCATCGGGGTGGCCATGGGCTCGGGCATCGGTGGCCTGACCAATATCGAGCAGACCAGCCGTACATTGCACGACGCAGGCCCTCGGCGTATCTCGCCGTTCTTCGTCCCTGGCTCGATCATCAACATGATCTCCGGCTTCCTGTCGATCCACCTGGGTCTGCAAGGGCCGAACTACGCCATCGCCACCGCCTGTACCACCGGTACCCATTGCATCGGCATGGCTGCGCGCAATATTGCGCACGGTGAGGCCGATGTCATGATCGCCGGCGGCGCTGAAATGGCCGCCTGTGGGCTGGGCATGGGCGGGTTTGGCGCATCGCGCGCGCTTTCTACCCGCAACGATGAGCCTGCGCGGGCCAGTCGTCCCTGGGACAAAGGTCGTGACGGCTTCGTCCTGTCCGACGGGGCCGGTGCATTGGTGCTCGAAGAGCTCGAGCACGCCAAGGCGCGGGGTGCAACGATCTACGCCGAGCTCGTAGGGTTTGGCATGAGCGGCGATGCCTATCACATGACGTCGCCGCCCGAATCGGGTGAAGGTGCAGCCCGTTGCATGGTCAATGCCCTGCGCGATGCCGGCGTGCAGCCTCAGGAAGTCAGCTACATCAACGCCCACGGCACCTCGACACCGGCTGGAGACCTGGCCGAAGTGGCAGCCATCAAGCGCGTGTTCGGCGAGCATGCCTATAAGCTGGCCGTCAGCTCCACCAAGTCGATGACCGGGCACCTGCTGGGGGCTGCCGGTGCGGTGGAGGCGATCTTTAGCGTATTGGCGATCAACAGCCAGATGGCGCCGCCGACCATAAACCTGGATGAGCCAGACGAAGGCTGTGACCTGGACTTCGTGCCGCACCAGGCCCGCAGCATGCCAATCGATGTCGTGCTGTCCAATTCGTTCGGCTTTGGTGGCACCAACGGCTCCCTGGTGTTCCGCCGGTTCGCCGAGTGA
- the pabC gene encoding aminodeoxychorismate lyase, translated as MQSWVDGTPAAAINLHNRGLAYGDGLFETFAVRHGRPLLLDEHMARLALGCQRLSIATDVALVADEVRRYAAQLGEGVAKLILTRGDSQRGYAPAAGVAARRILQASPLPSYPAEHADVGVRLFMCQTRLGEQPLLAGLKHLNRLEQVLARSEWQDGEHAEGLMRDGQGRLIEGVYSNLFLVKQGTLLTARLDRCGVAGVMRAALLARAEMMNIPVQVRDLAFDELAQADEAFVCNSVYGIWPVRAAGALNWRPGPLTRTLQAVARTLLET; from the coding sequence ATGCAAAGCTGGGTCGATGGCACGCCTGCGGCTGCGATCAACCTGCACAACCGCGGGTTGGCCTACGGGGATGGTCTGTTCGAGACGTTCGCTGTACGCCATGGGCGGCCCTTGCTGCTGGATGAGCACATGGCGCGTCTGGCACTGGGCTGTCAGCGCCTGTCCATCGCCACTGACGTGGCCCTGGTGGCCGATGAGGTAAGGCGCTATGCGGCTCAGCTGGGTGAGGGCGTGGCCAAGCTGATCCTGACCCGCGGCGACAGCCAGCGCGGATATGCACCCGCGGCCGGTGTCGCGGCGCGGCGCATCCTGCAAGCCAGCCCGTTGCCCAGCTACCCAGCCGAACACGCCGACGTGGGCGTGCGCCTGTTCATGTGCCAGACCCGGCTTGGGGAACAACCCTTGCTGGCAGGGCTCAAACACCTCAACCGCCTCGAGCAGGTGCTGGCACGTTCCGAATGGCAGGACGGCGAACATGCCGAAGGCCTGATGCGTGACGGGCAGGGCAGGCTGATCGAAGGTGTCTACAGCAACCTGTTTCTGGTTAAGCAAGGCACGCTTCTTACTGCCAGGCTTGATCGTTGCGGGGTGGCAGGCGTGATGCGCGCCGCACTGCTGGCGCGGGCGGAGATGATGAACATCCCGGTGCAAGTGCGTGACCTGGCGTTCGATGAGCTCGCACAAGCGGATGAAGCATTCGTTTGCAATAGTGTCTACGGCATCTGGCCCGTCCGCGCCGCAGGCGCGCTAAACTGGCGGCCTGGCCCGCTCACCCGTACGTTGCAGGCCGTTGCCCGTACGTTACTGGAAACCTGA
- the mltG gene encoding endolytic transglycosylase MltG — protein MRRKFLLLLEMCLIVMGLALGWSAWKVHSVLDQPVHVAQERLLDVPNGATPNRMFYRMQQEGLLGDALWLRLYWRFNMAGVPLHTGEYRLTPGMTVKQLFDAWQRADVVQYNLTLVEGWTFRQVRAAVAKHEKIKQTLDGLSDAQVMEKLGHAGVFPEGRFFPDTYRFVRGMSDVELLQQAYMRLEEVLAREWAERARDLPYRDPYQALIMASLVEKETGIPQERGQIAGVFVRRLRLGMMLQTDPTVIYGMGERYNGRITRADLRQPTPYNTYTMTGLPPTPIAMVGREAIHAALNPADGTSLYFVARGDGSHVFSDDLDDHNSAVREFQLKRRADYRSSPGTAQPTPSNDAAPSGSSQVPEAGASDDPSAPAAAPEQGKVESDRATEPSALDAPQ, from the coding sequence GTGAGACGTAAATTCCTGCTGCTGCTGGAAATGTGCCTGATCGTCATGGGCCTGGCCCTTGGCTGGTCGGCATGGAAGGTCCATTCGGTGCTGGACCAACCTGTGCATGTGGCACAGGAACGCCTGCTGGATGTGCCCAATGGCGCTACGCCCAATCGCATGTTCTACCGCATGCAACAAGAGGGGCTGTTGGGCGACGCGCTATGGCTCAGGTTGTACTGGCGCTTCAACATGGCCGGCGTGCCACTGCATACGGGCGAGTATCGCCTGACGCCCGGCATGACCGTGAAACAGCTTTTCGACGCCTGGCAGCGGGCCGACGTGGTGCAATACAACCTGACCCTGGTCGAAGGCTGGACGTTTCGCCAAGTGCGCGCGGCCGTGGCCAAGCACGAAAAGATCAAGCAGACCCTCGATGGCCTTTCCGATGCCCAAGTCATGGAAAAGCTGGGTCACGCTGGCGTTTTCCCGGAGGGCCGTTTCTTTCCGGACACCTATCGCTTCGTGCGCGGCATGAGTGATGTGGAGCTTTTGCAGCAAGCCTACATGCGCCTGGAAGAGGTGCTGGCGCGTGAGTGGGCCGAGCGCGCCCGCGACCTGCCGTACCGCGACCCCTACCAGGCACTGATCATGGCCTCGCTGGTGGAAAAGGAAACCGGTATTCCACAGGAGCGCGGGCAAATCGCTGGCGTATTCGTCCGCCGCCTGCGCCTGGGCATGATGCTGCAGACCGATCCGACGGTCATCTATGGCATGGGCGAGCGCTACAACGGCCGCATTACACGCGCTGATTTGCGCCAGCCAACGCCTTACAACACCTACACCATGACGGGGCTGCCGCCAACGCCTATTGCGATGGTCGGGCGTGAGGCCATCCATGCGGCATTGAACCCGGCAGATGGCACCAGCCTTTACTTCGTTGCGCGCGGTGATGGTAGTCACGTTTTTTCCGATGACCTGGACGACCACAATTCTGCTGTGCGCGAGTTTCAGCTCAAGCGTCGGGCCGATTACCGTTCAAGCCCTGGCACCGCTCAGCCGACACCCTCGAACGATGCAGCGCCGTCCGGTTCATCTCAAGTGCCTGAGGCGGGAGCATCGGATGATCCATCTGCTCCAGCCGCTGCGCCTGAACAGGGCAAGGTCGAGAGCGATCGGGCAACCGAACCGTCGGCGCTCGACGCCCCCCAATAA
- the tmk gene encoding dTMP kinase, with product MSGLFITLEGPEGAGKSTNREYLAARLREQGLDVVLTREPGGTPLAEKIRELLLSPSDEVMHADTELLLVFAARAQHLAQVIRPALAGGAVVLCDRFTDATYAYQGGGRSLPVERIATLEQFVQDDLRPDLTLVFDLPVEVGLARAAARGRLDRFEQEGQAFFEAVRRAYLDRAAAAPQRYTLLDASQPLADVQQALDRLLPGIVERCRD from the coding sequence GTGAGCGGCTTGTTTATTACATTGGAAGGCCCCGAAGGCGCGGGCAAAAGTACTAACCGGGAATACCTGGCTGCCCGGCTGCGCGAGCAAGGGCTGGACGTGGTGCTGACCCGCGAGCCAGGCGGCACGCCCTTGGCTGAAAAGATTCGTGAGCTGTTGTTGTCGCCGAGCGATGAAGTCATGCACGCCGATACTGAGCTTTTGTTGGTGTTCGCTGCACGCGCTCAACACCTTGCACAAGTGATCCGCCCGGCGTTGGCGGGTGGGGCGGTGGTGCTGTGTGACCGGTTCACAGACGCTACTTACGCCTATCAAGGGGGCGGGCGCAGCTTGCCTGTCGAGCGTATCGCGACGCTTGAGCAGTTCGTGCAGGACGACCTTCGTCCTGACCTGACCCTGGTATTCGATCTGCCCGTCGAAGTAGGCCTGGCCCGCGCTGCAGCGCGAGGGCGGCTGGACCGGTTCGAGCAGGAAGGGCAGGCGTTTTTCGAAGCGGTCCGCCGCGCCTACCTGGATCGCGCAGCCGCGGCGCCACAACGCTACACGCTGCTGGATGCATCGCAGCCGCTGGCGGACGTCCAGCAAGCGTTGGACAGGCTGCTGCCAGGTATCGTGGAGCGCTGCCGTGACTGA